GTTCTCTCAATATCTGAAACACaaggaatgaaaatgaaaaattgtttgttGAGAATGCTGGTACCTAGGAGAATCAGGATAGCAATAATTAATACGTAATAATACTTATTCGTCCGAAGTATTTACAATATGTTGGcaagaaaaattgaaacaatacgaatatatgtatgtatagtCTATATGAGACTCCTTCCTTAgacaaaattttcatattttcattattttaattcatttccTTATGACTTGTACATTCATCCAAGTTGTTTGAATATTGATTTTCAGGCAATATTGTTTTTAAAAGATAGTTTATAACTTTAACGCCGAAgcattttcttaattttttatttttattgcccGTGTTTCAGTGTTCGGGGAGAAAATCCGATTTTCGTTTATGTGTACGAATGTCTTACCTGCACTTTGGCCTTGGACAAAAACTGTTCTGGAAGTCATGacagaaattaaaattttgtggAAGAGTTTCATGCTTATATTTGCAATAACTACGATCGCATCTTCCTTTCACAAAATCTCTGCAAACGCCTTCTTCTTTATCGTTTGCATTGTCCGATTTAGATTCTTCGGTTGAGTCTGTCATTTCGAGGGAAGTTGTGGTGAGgttaatctgaaaaaaaatggttCATTCGTGAGTCCCATCTCAGAGGTGATCTGTAGCTGTCGTGTCACTATTAGATGGAATAAAGAAACGGAGAGAAAAATCTAAAGATAGTTTTGAAGAGTAGTGTAAGTATCTCCGGTCTCTAGATTAGATCAAATCCGGGGCTTCCTCCCCTATATACGCCCTTCGGTCATGAGAGATTCGACTAAAACCAATCGAAAACTGATTGACGAGGATCGTCAATGGATATCATCTGAAATTGATGTAGGTAGATTTTTTCCTGTTTGATTTCAAAAGCATagtatttgaaataataaatcgAAAAATGCTTGTTGCCACTCACACAAAAAACTGTGTCAAGCACCAAGCACGGGTAGCGAATTTGAATAATCCGGAACTGAATacataaaagttgtatagaCGCCCCAGTAATAATAGTTCTTTCATGTATCCCAGCAGGCCACCACCCCCTAAGGGTAGGGGTCAACGGCGATATTAATTAATTCGTTGATAATAAAGAGCATCCAGCAATGATAACGAACATCGAAATCAACGCTGAAAAATACTTCTTGTAGGAACTGGAATACAACCAATAGGAAAAATACAAATTTCTTCGAATGGTTGCCAGTGAACGGATTAAATCATAGGAGCTCGATATAAGTGATCCACAGGGGGGGTATGAAGTTTTTTCCACCCTATTTTTTTCTGGTCATATAAGACGACACGACGATGTATTTTCTCCCACAATCTTTCCATTACCATGGCACTTGCGTGTACACGTATCGGCCTGAGTATTTTTCTGCTGTACACAATTTTCACACTGAGTTATTGCAAGCCCGATATGCCCGAAGAGACGTGCGAAACCATTCCAGCAGAAATTCATCTAGTCAAAGGTGAGTTTTTATTAAATATCAATACTTGAATATTCAAAGTAGTAAAATGATTTTCAATAAGGTGGAGGTGGAATTTTAACTTCTCTATGGTGGAAGGTTATAACAGTTAGACCAAAACCTAATTTGAGTAATAAGATAAGCGTTCAAATTCACATTCATCAAATGACTTTGAACACGAAATTATACTAATGaagaaaaatactgaaattaTAACGTTTCCGAAACATTTTGATCTAACTAAACGAATGGAAATTTTCAAGTTGCCAATCTTTTAAGATGTATTATATTATCTTATTGGTGAGTAAAAATTAAAACGTGAAGGCCTAACCCTGACTTTACATTCTCAAGTTGTTGCTTTGAGATAAGAAGATTCAAATGAGCTACACGAATCGTTGTATTAGGAATAACTCGATGACATTTGGTACGGTTCTCTTAGTTTTTGGCTCAAATTTTGTCATTTCGGGGAAAGGAAATTGTGCAAAAATACTTGTACAGAAAGGGTCGACATCAGGCTCCCGAAGTTCTATGAGCAAGTTTTCCTTAAATTACACTTTACAAAGGTGGTCAAAATTtaaggtaaaaaaaaagttaaaaatgcGAAAAACCTCTGGGAAATTTTTCTCTTACTTGTAACCGAAAAAGAAACAGCCGCTCAAACAAGGGTCTCAAAGAGGCTTTGATTTATTATCTCCAAAACCTTTCATAAAGAAAACTTGGATATTTGTACATTCTCTAGGTATTTAATATTTTAAATGAAGTGAAAAGCAACCGAAAGTTTTGGTTATCACTTCATACGTCATCGATGTGCTTCTAACTCAGAAGTTGGACCCTATTTTTAAATACTCTGAATTGTAACTTTGGGCTGATTCTTATTCATGAAATACATAGAGAAtgcataaattttcataatttcataaTGATTTGGGAGGTAATAATTCGAAACCACTCCTCAAAATACACTTGATCAATTTTAGAAAAACATTTTACTGACGCTTGCTTCACTTTTATTCGCTTCAAATGATGTCAATTTATTTCATACTGAAGTATGaagttttcaaataaattttccaaatttgcGTTACAGTGTATAATAGTTATCCTATCACACACTTTATAATTGTATTCtgagaaatttgaaatatttcgatgatcttgaaaaaaatgaaattttgtgtccAATGTGCAgcatttattttttcatgaacTGTATAAGTTGAGAAATAAAACATCCGAGAGTAATGATTGATTTTCATCGAcaatttgatataaaaattcacacttgaaacagattatatgattttcaccaaaaattccACAAAATTTTTTAAACCACGGCATGTGTTTCTCCATCACAATAGCATATTCAGTAAACTTACCTCACCAacataaaaatcatatttataATCTGTtgtaagttcaattatggattttcatcaagtatcggccacatcaatcggTATAAAAATTCTCAGACAGCCAATACGACTtaggaattaaaaaaaaaatgaagaacacATATGAGATTTGATCTCATATTATATTGAGTTGAATGATGATCACAATTTAGAAATACTATGTTAAATTTTCCAGAGGAATACGATGAACTTGGGCATTTGCAAAGAACCTGCAGTGGTGATGTAGCTGTTAATAAATGCGAAGGATTATGTAGGAGCCAAGTTCAACCATCTGTTATCACTCCGACAGGTTTTCTCAAGGTTTGTTCCGTATTGAATTGTATTCGATATCAAGTGATATGACCGAAAATATCATTATCTCCAGCATCCCTTATCCATattcatttctgaattttgCAGGAATGCTACTGCTGTCGAGAAAGTTTCATGAGGGAGAGGATCATTACCCTTAACCATTGTTACGATATAGATGGTGTGAAATTAATTGATGAAGGAAACAGTTCGCTAGATGTCAAGTTGAAGGAACCTGCAGAATGTAAATGTTATAAATGTGGCGATTTGGGACGATAAAACTTGTCGTATTATTTCTTGTAAAATATTGATATGATTGTTTGAATATTTACTGCGTTAATCAGTTGCTAATAACATAATATTCGTTGCATTCATATTAGATAAAGCCCTCATGAAGAGCAGTTTTGTGTTTGTAGTTAGTGTCAAATAAAATTATAGAATTACATGCCGTATATACAGTTGTTCGATTATAAATTTCatgtatattatttattttatgaataaacaACAGAATTTATGAAAGTGTTTATCGGAAGATTTCAAGATACCTGCAGCTAAATTTCGACGACGAAATAAATGAAATGCAAAACAATTCATTAGgagcattgaaaaaaataataactaGTCTTTATTGGACCTCGAAAAATGAAGCCATTATTATTGATTAATCTTCAAGATTGATCGATGGTACACAATTCATTTTTGGCAAGAAAAAATGTTATAATTAAACAGAATTCAATGAATTGACAGATTCATCCTTTTTAATCTTCTTATGTATTTTCTTCACAACTACAAGAAAGTCTGAGTATATTATTCataagaattcaacatttaatTCTTGCATCTTGTCAATACGAATACTAACTATATCAGCCAActcaaaaatattataaatataataGGGGAATGTGCATCCACTCACTCAAGTGGGGGTTCAGTTTCGTGTATAGAGAAACTTCTAAGTTTGAAGGATGATCCTGTAATTTCTAGAATTTAGTTTCATatgttcaaagaaaaaagataaaggGAACGAGAAATTGGAAGAATCTAAGAGTGGAATTGATTAATTTTGAGAAATTCTACACCCATTTCAACAACTACATCAAgtgaaaataaggaaaaataaaTTCCAGACAATCAAAACGAAGAGGAACACATGTATGTctgtattttcaaatatctgactttttttagtttttgcgttACTTGCACGTTATCTAGGCCCaatcaaatatttttgtttgatttttttataaattgaattgatgtgaccgatacttgatgaaaatccataattgaacttgattatactattttcacaaaatgagttttaaaCCCCGACACGCTATCACAATGGCATCTTTAGGTGGTTGAAGATAAACTAAGTTTACCttcgtgtcgtggtttaaaactcattttgtgaaaatcgtatataTTTCAAGTCCAACCAATTATTTCCACGGAACTTAGAGTGTTGAGAAAAGGACAATCCActacattttatttttcatcttccCACCATTTCGCCGCCATCTAAGAAAAAGTGAGTAAAGCAAAGAAAATTCGTCTTGCGAAGCAGGCAGGTACAGCTTGTATAAGAAAATTATAACAGGGAGGAAGACAATAGTACTACAGATTCAATAAGAATTTATAAGGCAgtagttgatattttatcaaaaTATGGCGGTTCTGACCCTCACAGTTTTTAAAGACCGAATGAAAGAACTTCTCCTGAGAAAAGCTTACTATAGTGTTGCGGAGTATTTGAGTGACAGCAATCTTTGACTTTatctatcatttttttttttgtatgattGATCTATTgtctatatttatatttatgtttACAAATCATTTTATGATTGCTGATGCGATGTTTGTTATTGTGTCTTTTATATGCGTGTACGtcaatattattatattgaCTTTTTACCGAATTTtttgacctgtcctatacaTCCCATGTCTGAATGGACCAataaagatttatttatttacatttaTTTATGTACGTGAACTATGATAGATCAGAAATGTAAGTATATTATGAATTTTGGTGCTCAACTGAATGAGAAGGCTTAgtctcccttgcctcctctgacgagccgccttTGATTCCTGGTAATACGGAGTAAGTAAGAACTATAAGCAACACAATAAGACGATTTAATGAACAAATGATAATGCCTATCATGAATGAAACAAATACGCCGGCTCAGTCGTTTCCTCACTCACCCCAATGCGCATGCGCAGTCACATATCTTTTGCCAAACATTCGGCGCTTTGACAAAAAGCGTAGCCGAATATTCGACATTCGGCCAATTCACTATTCGTGGTAACTCTATAAGATATCCTACTCGCTTATTGTGTGCTATCATTCACTTATTTCACTTATTCATCTGCATAAATTATAATAGCCATCATAATATGCTCTTTGAATAATATACTTTCATCAGAAAATAAGATATTATTCTaacatgaaataataaaataatactgtcaacaagaaaaaaaaaggcaTTTTCCAAAACTGACACTGTCGCACTATGGGAGATACATTCTCTCAtgttctctctctctctctctatatatatatatatatatatatatatatatatatatatatatatatatatatatatatatatatatatatatatatatatatatatatatatatatatatatatatatatatatatctctctctctctctcttgtTTGGGAACAACTTTACAaaagtaaaatatatttttttgtcatttaaCAGCATTTATCACTATGCCTACCTTCATTCAATTCAATGGAAGATCGTATTTCTTGTGAAGTTCTGTGATCGATTCGTTAGTTGCATTGGACAAATAATTCAACACAATCAATGTCGTATCTTTTATATCGTTATAGTGATGCAGAGCTTCCATCTGTTGAGATACATCAACGGTTATTCCTTCCTTACTCAGTTGCTCAATTCGAGAATTCAAATCTGCCAGTTCTTTCCTCAATGCTTCTTCCTTGTCCTTGAGTTCTTGAGAACATAAATCGATGTTGGAAGCCTTCTGTTTTTTCTTAGGACTCTTCCGCGAGGTCTTAGGTTTTGTATTTGGAGTTTCCATTAGATAAGATCATTCTGTCGGAAAAATATGAGAATTCGAAATAAGTGAatagaattgaaattttatttgaatctcATGAAAGAAAATATTTAACAATTATAACATTGAGAATCAGGCTAGATAGTACAAAATTTAGAGCATTTCACTTTCTCCTGCATATTACCACAATTTGAAAAAGACTTAAATGTTAACATATAACCACTAATTTTCACTCAAGAATAAAAATGTGATAATGTGATTTACTTCCTATGTTTTGAAGAAATGAGGGAAAATCAAGGAAGGAGCGTATCAATGCGCAAAAAATAATGATGATTAAAGCGTCATTGTGAACATCGAGGGTTGCATTTTCGTACAAGAAGAATATTCGGATCACGTTCTATTATATGGCTAATTATATGTATAAAAATAGCCTGCAAGCTACCAGACTAGCAGTTATATTGTTTTAATTGAGGAATGGGTGAGGTGCACTCAAAATCGAATACCCACCATCTTGGGGCCCGGAAAACGTGTgaataataaaggtctttattcaCATGATTTTAACTATGTTActcggtttttttttcattagcaAATTTAATTGAGTTACCTCTACAAGGTCTCGAGAAACTGAATGAAAATGTCCGGTAACACATTTtgaccaaatattgaaaaaatacaagGAGTTATGTCTAATGAATATGAACCTATATCTTGTACAAAAGACATCCTGCAGCATATAACTAGTCGTCATTTGCAATAGTTCAAGTGCCTTCTACCTGCTACTGAGCATGAAActatgtaacaccctgtatgattatttatattcatattcattggTTCACTATATTATATTCAACATAATGTTACAGCAAGAGTGGGAGAACTCTCATTCACTGAATCGGTTGAAATAAACGAAAAAACCATGACGAATGTTATTAatctaattaaaatgaaatacgaGCTTATTCGATTGACTGTAAAAGCAGAGTCGAAACCAAAAATTCCATGTCATTCAAATAAAAACAACCCCTTAATTGAACTGCATTAAAGCAGGGTATGTTCGAGCACTTAACTTGCACAGCAGGAGAAAACTTTACACAATTTCCCCATAAAACATCTCGACAACTTTTTGGATTTCCATATTCCCCCTCCTGGTGAATTTATAAAAGAAAGACCTCTACGAAATAACCCAAGTATAGTTAAACTCCTCAAGTGAATAGTTCTGGAGCTTACATAGTCATGCTCagtaaaatttctgaactcacTACAGGTACtcaatttcaaattcatatacGAAAGAATTCTGAAACATTCGCAGCACTGAAAACGAATTATCGGTGAATTTTTGGGCGATATATTCTTATTACAACTTCacaattattttcaactttCGAAAAAAGTCGGTGTACTTATTCGTACAtagatcagaaaaaaaaattatttcaccaaTCTCCAAAGTTTTATTGCTCGTTCCGCTTTAATGGCATGTTGTTCTATACTAGTGTCGAATTTTCATTCTAAGATTTATCGTTTTCCATAACTTATTGAATTTAGAAATATTCCTACATTATCTCAACTTGCAAAGTttgtaaaaaataatttcataacTCTTGATCTTACAGTGAATGTCATTTTGAGTTTATGTGCAAGTGGGAACTGGACAGGAATACGATGTTTTAGACAGGAATATTTTCCGTTAGATATTTAGTAGGGATGATTCCGATATTCGGTGGGAGTCCCCAACTTGAATAAATTCTAAATTCGATAaatcgaagataattttttgttttgaatattctCGGTCAGGTCGATAGTTATTTCAAATTGCACTCCTTTCGatgtaaaaaaattgtatacagCGTGTCGCAAATTCATTTTTTTACTTGCGGTACTGctattttacaaaaaaaaaatacaatataaaCAAATCATTAAAATTGTGAGACGCACAGTTTCCGAAACAATCTATCACCAATGTGAAACTGACTACAAACAAAGATTAACTTTGCTACAAATTCACCTCTCTTTGCTACAAATTCACCTCTCTTTGCTACAAATTCACCATGAACTCCCAAATCTTAACAATGCGCCACTGAAATATATCTACTCCGAGGGCATCTGCTCTATTTGTGTTTCTCCATGATCCTGCCATATCTGACAGTCTTGCCGGCCTCTCAGGGTTGGGCATAAGCACAGCCCTCTTAGACAGAATTGAGAGGGATGTGGCATAAAaagtatggaaaaaaattaatacttcaACCATCAACTCAATATGAAAACTCTGAATCCCGTAAATTGATTTTAAATAACCCcattttctggcaataaaatcttctttttaattttatgGTTATCAGAAGAAACACAAGAGTCCattgagaaaaataaaattaataaccCATAGCTTAAAATTACGACGCTGACAAACGTTAACTGAGATCCGATCGTTACTTCTTACTCTTTGgcgataaaattgaatattttccacAACCCCTTAGCCTCAACCCCATCCAACTTTCTTGTCATGTATGAGAAAGCTTAGGTCGCTCAATGCCAGATGTCGCATTGATTTATTTACTACTTCGATGCCGCCACTGGTTTTGAACAAAAGATCCTCTGCTTAGTCTGCTTCATTCTATCGGCATCTCttgggctgtggtccgtatatacactttggttacttctggttagtaagtgggcggtccgtatatgtcgaattcctgacaatttggttcaatatcattcaccagagtaaccgctctggtaacttgcggttaccaaatgtgtatatacggaccatacgcttgATTCATTTGTTTCAGTTATGCGGTACCATAAAGTAAATGAATATACGGGTGTTTTCCGTCATGCGGTACTGACAAGACGAGCGAAACCGGTCTATCGCTACACACTTGAGCCGGCACGTTCAAAGATTACAGAAGGAATCCTTCTGTAATTCTGTACGGTATAATCAGAATGTAGGTTTCTGCCAGTCGGATTGATTTCGTTGTAAAAAATCTACACATCCTATCCAGAATCAAGTTTAAAAAAACTTATGGTAGATACTTCTCTATGGAAGTATAACAGACGGGTTGC
The nucleotide sequence above comes from Coccinella septempunctata chromosome 4, icCocSept1.1, whole genome shotgun sequence. Encoded proteins:
- the LOC123311327 gene encoding partner of bursicon, whose product is MALACTRIGLSIFLLYTIFTLSYCKPDMPEETCETIPAEIHLVKEEYDELGHLQRTCSGDVAVNKCEGLCRSQVQPSVITPTGFLKECYCCRESFMRERIITLNHCYDIDGVKLIDEGNSSLDVKLKEPAECKCYKCGDLGR